From Quercus robur chromosome 8, dhQueRobu3.1, whole genome shotgun sequence:
aatatttggtaaattacaatttttgttgCCTCAGAGCATCATATTAAGGGGCTTGAAGTGGCCTCCTCATCCTATCACAAGGTTTTAGAGGAAAACCGCCAACTCTACAATCTAGTCCAAGACCTCAAAGGTGTTCATCTGAAACTAAAGTTTTCAACTTGATCATTTGTATATGCTACTACATATGAAGCTTAACTAATAAATTTACTTTCTTACAGGAACCATTAGGGTATATTGTAGAGTGAGGCCTTTCTTACCTGGGCAATCAAATGGGCAGACTACTGTGGACTACATAGGAGAAAATGGAAATATCATGATTGTCAATCCCCTTAAGCAGGGCAAAGATGCAAGGAGGgtattttcattcaataaagTGTTTAGCACTAATGTCACACAAGGTAGTTTTCCTATCCAAAGCAGGGTTCTCAGTGAAGCTCATAAACTACATTGCAAGTTATGGGATTggtttaaacatttttttatctgAACCTGTTGCATAGCTTTATTGAAAGTAACGAAAGGGTAAATAACCCAAAGATGGAGATATTGAAAGTAACTTTAGATTAAAAAACTCAGAATGGATATCATGAACTAAAGATTATTCTTTTTAACTACTGTTAGTAATGTTAACAATAAAATGATGATGGttatatgggtttttttttggaggacTGAGAGATAAGGATCTAGTTACCTAGTTCCTTTATAAGCAAAACATATTGATGTTATGTCAGAAAGGCAGAACTGAGTGAAATTAAAACACAATGAATCTAATATGTCACATTTAGTCTGTACATTGATATATTTTTGGAAACTACTGATGATCACTATCACTATCATGTGCAGAGCAAATATATGTTGACACTCAACCATTGATCAGGTCTGTTCTAGATGGATTTAATGTTTGCATCTTTGCATATGGACAGACGGGCTCAGGGAAGACATATACAATGGTAAGATTCCAAACATTGTAATTCTTGTTTGTAGATTTCACACCATTCAATGAATCTGATACATATTCTATAAGATCATGAGTATCAGGCTGTCCCTAAAACTTTGGCATAATGCTCATCCCAGTGTCATAATTGCATATTTTATCATCATCATAATGCCATTTAATATTATGGGATCCTTCTTAGATTTATAaccttttgaattttaattggatgGTGTGTTTTTCATGGAGTTTTTAAAAGTGAAAGCACTCAATTGTTTTGTGAACTCAGAACCTTCTCTAGCCATTGAAGAAAGTATAAGGAAAAGCTATAAGATAATCAATGTCACTAGTGTCTCAGCATTATTTTTGTACGATCTAAATTATAATGTTACTTTATCTTCTTTTACAGAGTGGCCCAGATTTGACATCTGAGGAGACATGGGGTGTAAACTATCGAGCTCTTCGCGACTTGTTTCAAATATCAAAGGAAAGGGCAGAATTCATAAAATATGAAGTTGGAGTCCAAATGATTGAAATTTACAATGAACAAGTTAGAGATCTATTAGTCAGTGATGGATCTAACAGAAGATATCCTTTCCAAGATttactttctttatttaaataacatGATAAGCATTTGTGTACATTATTTCCATTtgggtttgaaaattttgaattgaggATTTACTAAATTTATTAACTATATTGTTAGTTCAGTACCTTAACTCCATGCACATTAGATATACGAAACAACTCTCAATTGAATGGTCTTAATGTACCTGATGCAAGTTTGGTTCGGGTTACATGTACTCGAGATGTTCTTGACTTGATGAGGATTGGCCAAAAGAATCGTGCCGTGGGTGCTACAGCTCTAAATGAGCGAAGTAGCCGTTCCCATAGGTAGGTGCTTTTGTTAATTGAAGTTTGGGATTCTTTTGAGCGTTATTATTAATACCTATTATTTTAACTAATGGTTTTTGGTTCTGGCTATCCTTTTGCAGTGTTTTGACTGTCCATGTTCATGGAAAAGAGTTAGTTTCTAATTCCATTCTTAAGGGTTGCCTCCACCTAGTGGATTTGGCTGGAAGTGAGAGAGTTGATAAATCTGAGGCTGTTGGTGAGAGACTGAAGGAGGCCCAACATATAAATAGATCACTATCTGCACTCGGTGATGTCATATCTGCTCTTGCACAAAAGAGTTCACACATTCCTTATAGGAATAGCAAACTTACTCAAGTATTGCAGGATTCATTAGGTAACATATTAAGCCAAAATCCCTCCAAATGTCTTTATCTCTTTCACTGTTCTAACCATTTTTCCATCTTAAATAGGTGGGCAAGCAAAAACATTGATGTTTGTACATATAAACCCTGAAGTTAATGCTCTTGGGGAGACAATTAGCACACTCAAGTTTGCTGAAAGAGTTGCCTCCATAGAACTTGGGGCAGCCCGATCTAATAAAGAAACTGGTGAAATCCGAGACCTTAAAGAGGAGGTTAGTTTTCAGTTATTCTCCTGTTCAATTCtacattttgaatattttacaTGAAAGCTTTCTAACTTTTTTCTATCTATATAGATATCAAACCTTAAACTGGCAGTGGAGAGGAAGGAGACAGAACTAGAGCAAATGAAAGCTGGGAATACTCGAAGCACTATTGAATCCCAAAGACCAAGAGCTGTTTCGCCCTACAGAATGCCAAGATGTGGTACTAGTGCTGGCCTGAAGCCTGAAACTAGTCAGCGACCCATTGATGATACTAAAAGCTTTGAAGTAAGTCAATAGCCATCACAAATTTGTTTAATTGAATACATTAGAATGTTTGTTTtgtgatatatcatatatactacttgaaatttatatgaaaaaaaaacttgacaaGTTAGGAATAAACAGAAATGGATAATCTCTATCTTGTGATGAACTTTGATTTCAGGCTAGGAGTTGCTCTTCTGGTAAGCAGAGAAGGTCAAGGTTTCCCTCTGCATTTGCTGACAAGGAGACGCCAAAGGTACCTTTCCCATCAGATGAAAGATTAGCAAGCTCTGGAAAGCCAAGGTCACCATCCCCTCCTATTAGGAGATCATTGTCCACCGATAGAGGATCTGTCTTTAGAAGCAGGATCAAATCTGATACACTTGACAACCAACCCATTGCAAAAGTACCATTCCCGGCTAGAGTTTCGGTTAATAAATCTGTTGCAGCAATGTCAATGATCCCTTCCACAGATAGCAATTCAAGAGCACATATTGGTTCACATGAACCAGCAAAGCAGGATAACATTTATGATGCATTCTGTGGCCTCCAGAGGGTAAGCACCAGGAAAGTTTACCCAGAACATGAAGAGGAGCAGTTTAAGCAAGCTCTTAATATCAGGCAAGGTGGCATTAGGAAAAGCAAAGTTGACAGCAAGGCCAAGGCAAGGACTCATCAAATGCCTGCTAGGAATCAGAAGTCTGATGTGGTGACAACATTGCTATCTGACATGGATGTTCCTGGTGAAAAGATGGAGGAAGCACCTCGAAAGAGTGACTTCTCTGAGCTAGAAAATGAGCATGGCCTTGTTGAGTCACCACTGCATGCTTTGAAGATGAAAAAGCTTCGACAGAACTTCTCAAGGAACTCCCAAAATCTTGAACCAAGGTATAATGAAAAACTTCTCTTAAAAGACTTATATACTGGGTGGTTGTACAAGGGGGAAAAAAGTTGAATtgctctttctattttttcagTTATGTGAAATATTAGTAATTCCATATGGTCATTGATAATTAAAATGGCATTCCCCATTTCTTTCAGAGGAATTGTTGAACCCATATTGGCTGGGAAGCTCGACAACAGGGTTCCAAATGGTCTAATTCGCTTTCCAAAGGAAGGCAGCAACACATCAATGCCTGAATTCAGAAGGAGTCGCTCCTCACCTCGCGGGAAATTTTTAATTCTACCTTGAGGATTTCACAATATACAGCATTGAATTTTATTGCCactaatttcttttccttccaAATTTTGTACAGTGACTACTATTAGTGTTCAAGTTCCAAATTGCTTACTTCTTCTATGAGGATTCTGATGATGTTTTGGCGGTGATTATGGTGGAGCCTCTTTCTCTTTTGCTGATAAATATTCTGGgaatatatttatgtaattcAAATCAAATTAGCTTTATATTTTCTGGTTGTATTACTTGTGTTCTTTGTGTACCTGAAGCAGCTTTTGATACCATATCTATTTTGTAAACTTAAGAATATGTATTGTTCAACCTATAATACTGGAAAACTTTATTTATAGTGGAAAAACTGTTCGTATAGGTTccattttatttagtttcttTTAGGGAAAAATTCTACGTCAACAGACACATTGGGAATGAAATGGAGCTCACAACTACTTCAGTTAATTTACTACTTATTATAGCTTGAAAACTTTGATTTCATGGCTgtattaaaatgaaagaaaaactcAATTCCCCGACAGGAATTCATATGTCCAAAGGAGCATAAAACCATCTCAACCATGCTTGGATTTTTGTTAGTTGTCATTAAACACTCTTTTTACCGGcattttgatgaaatttcttatttactAAAACTAGATGTTGCCCAGCGTAATGCGCGAATACTttacaatttcatttgaaatcatttttatgtatattaatACCTATATATAACacttattttgttatataatatttatgatTGTTACAATATTGTTGAATGCTCTAAAACTTGgttttcttaattcatattttattttaaaaaaaaattgtataacacTATAAGAccaaaacatattataatatgtgtTGTTAAAAGtagactttattttttaaaatgattaaatgattttgaaatcgataaataagaatttaaggaataaaatatttttatatcctaaaattacataaatttaagtAACCACTCCATTCTCACAACCATATATGGAGACCCTAATCTCAAACACCCAATTCATTTTCTTAATGAAATTAAGGAAATCATTTGTAAGTATCAACATAAAGAGAATGcaattaaacaaagaaaaattgagTAAAAACACAttcttttatcaaaatttaattgtcTTTAGTTGGACTTTTGtatcctttttaaaaaaaaaaaaaaaaaaaaaaccaaaatcactttgaaatcattgtcactttttatttttatcactatgGTTCATACAACAAAAAATCgcaattaaaaaacatacaaagaaacctacaaattatgagttattaaaaaaaaaaaaaaaacccaacttcataaataatcaattagaatgcttctctttttttctctttggttctaaaacaaaatacatttataactttCCAACACCAAAATCTCAAACACTCAAAGACTTAAAGCCAATCATAGCCttcaaaaaattcacaacatttaACTTCAATATCAAAACCGTAAGCTATTGTcacttaataaaaaatgtaagcCCCTTTCCTTGGGCACAATCTACACATACGAGTTAGGATCAAATGGTATGACAATGTTAGAGTTATGTTGGTGACGTTGAAAGGTTGAAGATAAATGATTGTTTTTGGCTTGGGTGTATTTGAAATGAGATGCATGCAGAGTTGTGAGTATAGTATATAAAGGAGTAGAAGTGAAAATTGTGAATGAAAATGTAAAGAGTTATgtgtttttgagagagagaggaaagatcttgaaacattgaatcaaaggaaataaagagtccctatttttaaatttgttcttatctttaATGTGGTTTAAGAGTATTTCAATTATCTTTTTAAAGAGTGCATTACATGGCAGAACCTTATGCTGTCTGTATAAGGTCtctgattttatatatatattatttgtagaCCCATGTGATGCGtggaaataaataattattcatcTACCTAAAATAGAGttccaagaaagaataaaaaatcgaGAAAGAGAATAATTACTTTTTCAGGAGACAATATGTGAggaataacaaaataaagatatagtaaaaaacacaaaattatccAAGCCatgttatataaataaaataacactagcctcatcacacgcgctCCACATgtgcgatgaggctttttttttttttttttgaatttaatgtaatttttcaatttgaatttatctattgttagtgAGGTTACACATAAaggaatttttaagaaactaaaatttaggatttgaaatgaaGTAACTGTCGGGTTTAGTGTGTattagtttttaggaaaaaaatgtatcaaGCATGCGggagatatatttaaataaagagtGTGCTAATTTCTAAGAAAAAAGTTTCtctggtagtttttttttttttttttttggttgaattacaattttaaccccatttttttttattttttagaaataaaaattatctaattagattagaggtatttttgacatttgttgaagtcataactaactttccgaatcctcttaatatatagagattatattcttatatactattttcaTAATTCGATAGGATTATAGGATAACATCtaacaattaaagaaaagaaaaaagacaacaacttaaaaacacaaaactaaattgcatcaacctaaagtagacttctaaagaacacaaaaattcatcaacctaaagtggagatgcaagaaaaataaaaataaaaatccaccaaaaaatgaaaaaaaaaaattagagagagagagagccttttTTTTTGCGTAGGAAAACTATATATAGAATGAAAGAGATAATAAGAATGTTATCTTAAAAGGATGAGAATAATAAGAaccaaaataaaggaagatgaaaagATGGAAAAAGAGTGACATTAAAGTAGAGAGTAGTGTGGAGAAGAGTTAGAGAAAGTGTAACAATAAGTTGGAAAATTAATATAAGAAGAATagttaaaaataagagagagatgatattttgattgttaaataatagagtttttttttcactttaaatacgtagatgttaaaaaaaaaattataggaaaaattagaaaaataatgataatgacaTGGTTGCTGATGTAACTTAATAGGAgcgtaataataataaatgctacgcttcaacttttagatatggacaaaatttaggtacagtacctttGGTGCTGTTTCTTAAGTTCTCCTCTTAAGATACagtcatgtggctacttaattaaaaaatacactttcattccatgagaaaaaatccacatgacaaaatcttaaaaagggaacctaaggaatagcatctaaatactgtacctaagtaTTGCcctttagatatatatagatatagatatagattgaTTGATTAGTTCCAAGAAAATGGACAAGGTGATCAAAGGAGCACCTAAGTTAGGAAAAATGATTCTTGacatttgaaattaatttatttcattgttcaaataaaatattaggaAATCTAAAGGTGTATCAAATACCacgtttttttaaattttaaatgacactAGCCTCATTACATGTGCAATAaggctttttttattatttaaattttgagtttaatataatttttcaatttgaatttatctattgttagcGAGGCTACatagaaagaaatttttaaaaaattaaaatttaagatttgaaaTGGAGCAAACTACTGAGTTTAGTGTGTGCtagtttttaagaaaaaaaaatgtattaaatatgtgtaaaatatacttaaagagaaatgctatgttcacaacttttttacaacattttcacaacaaatcttatgtgACAGGTTATTacagattgttattagtggggtaaaaaaataattttaatggtaggttcaagttcaaattagaaccaatagcAACTAACcatctataatttgttgtgaaaatgttatagcCGTAGCAACTCtcatattatatttaaataaagagtatgctaatttttaggaaaaaagtttctctggtagatttttttttttttttagaataaggattatctaattagattaagagtaattttgacattttctaaaaccataactaactttctaaatccTCTTAATATTTAGAGATAATACAATACACTATAGAtacagaaaataaaattttaaatgaactCTTGATCCTTTTCCCTTGGTTAGTAGCCACCCACCTTCATGGCATCAGTATAAAATCAGAGAGATATTAATCTattaataggaaaaatatttatgCTTTTTACACTTCAAGGACAGCCTCAGCGTAGATTTCATTCCTCAAACTAACCTTTTCatgtcagtttttccaaaacctCCCACAGtttcaccatttcctaacatAACATTTTGGCAGTTCTTTGACCTGTAGTTTGAGCCTCCCTCCCCATTCAACTCGGCGCCTGCAAATTTGGTACAGCTGTTTCCTTCATTTCTTCTATAAACATAATTTAGGCATTCAAACATCTTCAAAGATTTTCTTTGCTTTGATAATAATAGCAATGAAATTTTGATTCGTCCCATATCTTTGATCTAATGTCTCTACTTCAAATAGACAATATCTTATGATGCTGATGTTCCAAACTAAGTGAAGGTTGAAGAAGATTTTCTATATTGTTATGCAGTTCTATCATTCTTGGTAGCATTGGAGTTTATATGGATTTGGTGACCAGGGATCAAAGAGCTTCAAATGACAATCCTGTATCAACATCACATTTGCAGGCTCAATCCAATCTTGTCCTAGTAAAAGTTCTATAAAATGTCTAATTATATTCTGGGTGCTGCACCTTTTCCCAATCCAAAACCAGTCCCGCATCAACCACCAGCCAAGGAGAAAGTACATGAGCATCAGGCAACGAATAAAACAGTCCCTCAGGCCTCTGTCACCTTTGTTTACCAAACCATTATAGCAGAATTGTGGCGGAATGTAACAGTGACATGGTGCAAGAACCTGATCCACCATTCCCTTAGCATCACGGTGGAAACTCCTCATAATCAAGATCAATATACTTGCAAAATTGATTTGAGGACTTGGCAGTTTTGGGGTAGAAAAGGTCTCAAATCTTTTGAATTAGACAAGAAACGAGTGGATATTTTCTGGGATTTTAGACAGACAAAATTTTCTGGCAACCCGGATCCCTGGTCTAATTATTATGTTGCCATGGTTTGTGGTCAAGAGGTGGTGTTATTGCTAGGGGATTTAAAGAAAGAGGCTTATAAAAGAACGAGGTCAAGACCAACCTTAGAAGACGCTATCTTGTTGTACAAGAAAGAGATTGTGTATGGAAAAAGATTGTTTTGTACAAGATCCATGTTAGTTGATGGTAAAAGAGAACATGACATTGTCATTGACACTTCTCTATCCGGGCCTGGTGATCCTGAAATGTCAATTAGAATCGACGGGGAAATGATGATTCGCATTATGAATTTGAATTGGAGATTTAGAGGTAATGAGACCGTGATGCTGAACAATTTGCCAGTACAACTTCTATGGGATGTGCATGATTGGTTGCACACTATCCACGGGTCAGGCCCTGGCTTGTTCATATTCAAGCCAGGCACACTAGAATGTGAAGCAACTAGTGATCCTAATGGCACACTAGAATGTGAAGCAGATGGTGATCCTAATGGTAGTAACAGCAGCAATGGAAATGATAGTGACAGCATAATCGACTCAGTAGCCTCAGCACCTGCAAGCCCTTCATCAGAAACAactttttgccattttttatatgcttggagaaCTGAGTAAGAGTGTGAGACTAGTTGTGTCCAGTGATTCACAACATTATCTATTATGTTATACATGGTTAATATTTCAATGTAACATTATTAGAGCCTTAATTGTCCACTTCATTTATATTCATCGTTTTTGCATTTTTTACATTTAGTTACCACAAACTGTGAAACTTTAGATAAAGTTTTATTGACATGAGATTTGAatgtagtctttttttt
This genomic window contains:
- the LOC126694217 gene encoding kinesin-like protein KIN-14F; this translates as MPQESYTNPMLTSPCKNLRGLKALIANNEASYTEEIINDHELAHRKAEEAASRRYQASEWLRQMDHGASSALPKEPSEEDFCLALRNGLILCNVLNKVNPGAVLKVVDNSVIAVQSTEGAAQSAIQYFENMRNFLEAVKEMKLLTFEASDLEKGGSSSKVVDCILCLKGFYEWKLAGGVGVWRYGGTVRITSFPKGSPSSILSSESADESIDESESSQYEQLLEFLHLSNEVSIEESRTANALAFLFDHFGLGLLQAYLRESNGIEDLPLNAMVIDTLLSKVVKDFSALLVSQGTQLGLFLKKILKGDTGFLSKDEFIEAISQYLNQRTSLASSDLSKFCICGGKREGVQPIVYLPADNTEVIDIQQKQLEDLKLSFEETKSEVKQVHSKYEQQLTRLEHHIKGLEVASSSYHKVLEENRQLYNLVQDLKGTIRVYCRVRPFLPGQSNGQTTVDYIGENGNIMIVNPLKQGKDARRVFSFNKVFSTNVTQEQIYVDTQPLIRSVLDGFNVCIFAYGQTGSGKTYTMSGPDLTSEETWGVNYRALRDLFQISKERAEFIKYEVGVQMIEIYNEQVRDLLVSDGSNRRLDIRNNSQLNGLNVPDASLVRVTCTRDVLDLMRIGQKNRAVGATALNERSSRSHSVLTVHVHGKELVSNSILKGCLHLVDLAGSERVDKSEAVGERLKEAQHINRSLSALGDVISALAQKSSHIPYRNSKLTQVLQDSLGGQAKTLMFVHINPEVNALGETISTLKFAERVASIELGAARSNKETGEIRDLKEEISNLKLAVERKETELEQMKAGNTRSTIESQRPRAVSPYRMPRCGTSAGLKPETSQRPIDDTKSFEARSCSSGKQRRSRFPSAFADKETPKVPFPSDERLASSGKPRSPSPPIRRSLSTDRGSVFRSRIKSDTLDNQPIAKVPFPARVSVNKSVAAMSMIPSTDSNSRAHIGSHEPAKQDNIYDAFCGLQRVSTRKVYPEHEEEQFKQALNIRQGGIRKSKVDSKAKARTHQMPARNQKSDVVTTLLSDMDVPGEKMEEAPRKSDFSELENEHGLVESPLHALKMKKLRQNFSRNSQNLEPRGIVEPILAGKLDNRVPNGLIRFPKEGSNTSMPEFRRSRSSPRGKFLILP
- the LOC126694147 gene encoding uncharacterized protein LOC126694147 — protein: MSNYILGAAPFPNPKPVPHQPPAKEKVHEHQATNKTVPQASVTFVYQTIIAELWRNVTVTWCKNLIHHSLSITVETPHNQDQYTCKIDLRTWQFWGRKGLKSFELDKKRVDIFWDFRQTKFSGNPDPWSNYYVAMVCGQEVVLLLGDLKKEAYKRTRSRPTLEDAILLYKKEIVYGKRLFCTRSMLVDGKREHDIVIDTSLSGPGDPEMSIRIDGEMMIRIMNLNWRFRGNETVMLNNLPVQLLWDVHDWLHTIHGSGPGLFIFKPGTLECEATSDPNGTLECEADGDPNGSNSSNGNDSDSIIDSVASAPASPSSETTFCHFLYAWRTE